The window GGCTGTTATCTGTGCTATGAGGGCGCCGAAAAGGTTGCGCATGCCCTTGGCAGCAAATCCGACGCGCATGACAGCGAAAAGCACACCCACCCCGAATCCGAAGGCGCTGCACTGGAAGAAAAGCGCGTGGCAGGTGCGATCAAGACCGATTTCATCCTGTCCGCCGAAATCATGACCATCGCGCTGTCCACCATCCCAAGCGATGAAACGCTGTGGATGAAGGGGCTGATCCTGGCCGTGGTCGCCATTGGCATCACCGTCGCCGTTTACGGATTTGTCGCGCTGATCGTGAAGGCCGACGACGTTGGCGTGCATCTTGCCACCAGCCGCAGCGGCATTCTGGCCGGGTTGGGTCGGGGGATCGTGAAATTCATGCCCTATTTCATGAAGGTCCTGACCATTGTCGGCACCGCCGCAATGATCTGGGTCGGTGGCCAAATCATCATTCACGGCCTGCATCAGATGGGCCAGCACCAGCCCTATGAGTGGATCCATCACCAATCCGAGGCTGCCGCAGCCG is drawn from Paracoccus tegillarcae and contains these coding sequences:
- a CDS encoding DUF808 domain-containing protein, encoding MSGLIALLDDVASISKVAAASIDDVAGQAAKAGAKAAGAAIDDAAVTPKYVQGFDASRELPIVWKITRGSIFNKMVILLPAALLLSVFAPWLIPPLLMLGGCYLCYEGAEKVAHALGSKSDAHDSEKHTHPESEGAALEEKRVAGAIKTDFILSAEIMTIALSTIPSDETLWMKGLILAVVAIGITVAVYGFVALIVKADDVGVHLATSRSGILAGLGRGIVKFMPYFMKVLTIVGTAAMIWVGGQIIIHGLHQMGQHQPYEWIHHQSEAAAAALPQAPGLAAWATTAFFDGIVGLILGLILIPIVKYVVNPLLNVTIIPLIAWVKGLFGKTEQV